The proteins below come from a single Zea mays cultivar B73 chromosome 8, Zm-B73-REFERENCE-NAM-5.0, whole genome shotgun sequence genomic window:
- the LOC103636169 gene encoding pentatricopeptide repeat-containing protein At1g30610, chloroplastic produces the protein MTAPPNASMGPLSLGGCGALLSTPQPNSWHCRGFSIPERSVFMLPLRRGLSRKRGWVLDSRSNGAVARDEVGAGSSELRHIEKELTFSPTFTDYVKIMESVKLDRSKNLHGADGQSLRRRFAGDGRQRNRRSGDARNKSFERNQGPQRDLAKDENQKDVTGFVDKRATGHVKSSNRRQGEVEDYAQRRIIRGGTRGNGDNGQFSSPVKAKDTRGSMSVHRLVTNKQTQSVAGNDLQGRATYTPSRTSALPNSSIPSKNAKVQMRKYDYTMTSSRIDLKYPRETFPNTEVNADSNVQRNQQRVETLGRNFVVRRFGEIGTDSKKSTVSKIYGSTQAMPEHDSHSSDNLESDERRTVQLHRGANVKMGKFVSRDAETTDFDDRAAFKTFEVFTDVRNRPRILRMEMEERIQKLASRLNATDVNTPEWKFSKMIHDAKIKFSDHSILRIVQMLGRYGNWKCVLQVVEWLQSHERFKSYKSRYIYTTVLDVLGKAKRPFEALNVFYTMQNQLSSYPDMAAYHCIAVTLGQAGLIKELFDVIDCMCSPPRKKFKLSPLQNWDPRLEPDLIVYNAVLNACVQQKQWEGAFWVLQQLKEKNICPTNSTYGLVMEVMLVCGKYNLVYEFFNKVDKSSIPGALNYKVLVNALWREGKIDEAVMAVKDMESRGIVGSASLYYDLARCLCSGGRCKEALLQVEKICKVANKPLVVTYTGLIQTCIDNGGMEDAKYIFNHMCNYCSPNSVTCNIMMKSYIKHGMLEDAKDLLHDILNCRIRSKADSNQVATADKFTFNTFMEACAAAKRWNDFEYAFREMLLNGYHFDERRHLRMVLDAFRHGKEQLLDDLWHYLCRHSRVPPSPVIMERFCLKLMQGDTLAAISCVSSFHEGKICNVSSMSWLNLLSRNADRLKEEHVTKLAHELNSLISLRSSSDSISLSLYQKIISSCTAFLSGATVVEKAPSGQ, from the exons ATGACGGCGCCACCGAATGCTAGCATGGGACCGCTCAGTTTGGGTGGCTGCGGGGCTCTCCTCTCCACTCCTCAGCCTAATTCGTGGCATTGCCGCGGGTTCTCGATTCCTGAGAGGAGCGTCTTTATGTTGCCACTGCGCCGGGGTTTGTCAAGGAAGAGGGGCTGGGTTCTTGATTCAAGAAGTAACGGTGCTGTGGCTCGTGATGAGGTCGGTGCCGGGTCGTCAGAGCTTCGGCACATCGAGAAGGAGCTGACGTTCAGCCCGACTTTCACTGACTATGTTAAAATCATGGAGTCGGTGAAGTTGGACAGGAGCAAGAATTTACATGGCGCCGATGGCCAGAGTTTGAGGAGAAGGTTCGCGGGTGATGGCCGACAAAGGAATAGGAGGTCTGGTGATGCAAGGAATAAATCATTTGAAAGGAATCAGGGGCCTCAGAGGGACTTGGCGAAGGATGAGAATCAGAAGGATGTTACAGGCTTTGTGGATAAAAGAGCAACTGGTCATGTAAAAAGTAGCAATCGCAGGCAAGGGGAGGTTGAAGACTATGCACAGAGAAGAATAATTCGTGGTGGTACAAGAGGAAATGGAGACAATGGGCAGTTCTCATCACCTGTGAAGGCTAAAGATACTAGGGGTAGTATGTCTGTTCATAGGTTGGTGACGAACAAACAGACTCAGTCAGTTGCAGGGAACGATTTACAAGGGCGAGCAACTTATACtccatctcggacttctgcccTTCCAAATAGCAGTATTCCATCAAAGAATGCTAAGGTTCAAATGAGAAAATACGACTATACTATGACAAGTAGCAGAATAGACTTAAAATATCCTAGAGAGACATTTCCCAATACTGAGGTCAACGCTGACAGTAATGTTCAAAGAAATCAGCAAAGAGTGGAGACCTTAGGGAGAAACTTTGTAGTACGTAGGTTTGGGGAGATTGGCACCGACTCTAAGAAGTCTACCGTAAGCAAAATTTATGGGAGTACACAGGCAATGCCTGAGCATGATAGCCATTCAAGTGATAATTTGGAGAGTGATGAACGTAGGACAGTTCAATTGCATAGAGGAGCAAATGTTAAAATGGGGAAATTTGTTAGTAGGGATGCTGAAACTACAGATTTTGATGATAGAGCTGCTTTCAAAACTTTTGAGGTATTTACTGATGTCAGGAATAGGCCACGGATCCTTCGAATGGAAATGGAAGAGAGAATCCAGAAGTTAGCTAGTCG GCTCAATGCTACAGATGTAAATACTCCAGAGTGGAAATTCTCCAAAATGATTCATGATGCAAAAATTAAATTCTCTGATCATTCTATCCTAAGGATTGTTCAAATGTTGGGTCGATATGGAAATTGGAAATGTGTTTTGCAAGTGGTTGAATGGCTCCAGTCACATGAAAGGTTCAAATCCTACAAGAGCAG GTATATTTACACAACAGTTCTCGATGTTCTAGGGAAGGCAAAGAGACCATTCGAGGCGTTGAATGTATTTTATACCATGCAG AACCAATTGTCATCTTATCCTGACATGGCAGCTTATCATTGTATTGCTGTTACTCTTGGGCAAGCTGGTCTTATAAAAGAATTATTTGATGTGATTGATTGCATGTGTTCTCCTCCTAGGAAGAAGTTCAAATTGAGCCCTCTTCAGAATTGGGATCCTCGCTTGGAACCAGACCTTATTGTATACAATGCA GTTTTGAATGCTTGTGTGCAACAAAAGCAATGGGAAGGGGCATTTTGGGTACTGCAACAGTTGAAAGAGAAGAACATTTGTCCAACAAATTCAACATATGGTCTTGTTATGGAG GTAATGCTTGTCTGTGGAAAGTACAATTTGGTTTATGAGTTCTTCAATAAGGTGGATAAATCATCAATACCTGGTGCTCTGAACTATAAAG TTCTTGTAAATGCACTTTGGAGAGAAGGAAAGATTGATGAAGCAGTGATGGCTGTGAAGGATATGGAAAGTCGTGGAATTGTTGGTTCTGCTAGTCTGTATTATGACCTAGCTCGATGCCTTTGCAGTGGTGGACGGTGCAAAGAAGCACTTCTCCAG GTTGAAAAGATATGCAAGGTTGCCAACAAACCGCTGGTTGTTACCTACACAGGACTCATTCAGACTTGCATAGACAATGGTGGCATGGAAGATGCTAAATACATATTCAACCACATGTGCAACTACTGTTCACCTAATTCTGTTACTTGCAACATCATGATGAAGTCATATATTAAACATGGAATGCTTGAAGACGCGAAAGACCTGCTCCATGATATTCTGAATTGCAGGATAAGGAGTAAAGCGGATTCTAATCAAGTGGCAACCGCTGACAAGTTTACTTTCAATACTTTCATGGAGGCCTGTGCTGCAGCAAAAAGGTGGAATGACTTCGAGTATGCGTTTCGTGAGATGTTATTGAATGGGTACCATTTCGATGAGCGAAGACACCTTCGGATGGTACTTGACGCTTTTAGGCATGGGAAG GAACAGCTGTTGGATGATCTATGGCACTACCTGTGCCGTCACAGCCGTGTCCCGCCCTCCCCTGTCATAATGGAAAGATTCTGCCTAAAACTGATGCAGGGAGATACACTGGCGGCGATCTCCTGCGTCAGCAGCTTCCATGAGGGCAAGATATGCAACGTCTCCTCCATGTCATGGCTCAATCTGCTGAGCCGCAATGCAGATAGGCTGAAGGAGGAGCATGTTACCAAGTTAGCTCATGAACTCAACAGCCTCATTAGCTTGAGGAGTTCCTCTGATAGCATTAGTCTTAGCCTGTACCAAAAAATTATTAGTAGCTGTACGGCATTCCTCTCTGGAGCCACAGTTGTAGAAAAGGCACCTTCTGGCCAATAG